A section of the Saccopteryx leptura isolate mSacLep1 chromosome 4, mSacLep1_pri_phased_curated, whole genome shotgun sequence genome encodes:
- the LOC136404420 gene encoding major facilitator superfamily domain-containing protein 9-like produces MLQLHKNHAPLEKTNCEVQEASPTPGSMVSEKTQRLPWMEVMFTLQNMKSLIFSELWDIFLVHLLMAMAVMLYYNNFVLALEERFGMRPKVTSYLISYSSALGTLAGLVLGPVMWLYKHNCYKVLLHSSALTFLLLLLYCMAPTVGAVVFSSTAIGRTCIRDLQLTAGGPQAKGTLIGVGQSVTAMGRVINPLLPGLAQEVSPCGPPSLGAALLFVAVFIMSLNKPHYGGDGLKSE; encoded by the coding sequence ATGCTGCAATTGCATAAGAACCATGCTCCTTTAGAAAAGACAAACTGTGAAGTGCAAGAGGCGAGCCCCACCCCTGGGAGCATGGTGAGTGAGAAGACCCAGAGGCTGCCCTGGATGGAAGTTATGTTCACATTGCAAAACATGAAGAGCCTGATCTTTTCTGAACTGTGGGACATATTTCTGGTGCACCTGCTGATGGCCATGGCAGTCATGCTGTACTACAATAATTTTGTCTTGGCCCTTGAGGAGCGCTTTGGGATGAGGCCCAAGGTGACAAGCTACCTCATCAGTTACAGCAGTGCACTGGGGACCCTGGCGGGCTTAGTCCTGGGGCCCGTCATGTGGCTGTACAAGCACAACTGCTACAAGGTCCTGCTACACTCCAGTGCACTCACCTTCTTGCTCCTGCTGCTCTACTGTATGGCCCCCACTGTGGGAGCTGTCGTCTTCTCCTCCACTGCCATTGGTAGGACTTGTATCAGAGACCTCCAGCTAACTGCTGGTGGGCCCCAGGCCAAGGGTACCCTCATAGGCGTGGGGCAGTCAGTGACAGCAATGGGCCGGGTCATCAACCCCCTTCTCCCCGGACTTGCCCAGGAGGTCAGCCCTTGTGGCCCCCCCAGTCTTGGGGCTGCATTACTCTTTGTGGCTGTTTTCATAATGTCACTAAACAAACCTCACTATGGTGGTGATGGATTAAAGAGTGAATAG